The Pangasianodon hypophthalmus isolate fPanHyp1 chromosome 5, fPanHyp1.pri, whole genome shotgun sequence genome includes a window with the following:
- the LOC113526238 gene encoding uncharacterized protein LOC113526238, with amino-acid sequence MYNVAQLIYSSQLFLGASKLSVLPCVVKNRKTVSSVLLSLVRGSNAEMHSDWIACIIVLLSFSPIFSCFHTKDGEKYSLRIKDRYLVIQTVMSDADNASINCPGLEVNKENVHITLYKDTELHFTVFQKTQVTNTSKEKQRFSAHVKNDTVDYVIDMPQVSDTGLYNCTVAHGDAAKTTHTYLLVTDPRLPSSIHEGQTVSWLLLAAGCGLLALYNIISTIVSCFFAWKLKHQDTYQNDYFNTRPGEFSKAK; translated from the exons ATGTATAATGTGGCACAGTTGATATATTCAAGTCAGCTGTTTTTAGGTGCCTCTAAGCTGAGCGTCCTCCCATGTgtagtcaagaacaggaaaacGGTGTCGTCTGTTCTTCTTTCACTTGTGAGAGGTAGCAATGCAGAGATGCACAGCGACTGGATTGCTTGCATTATTGTGCTCCTGTCCTTTTCTCCAATATTTTCCTGCTTTCACACCAAAGATGGGGAAAAATACAGCTTACGCATCAAAG ACAGGTACCTGGTAATACAGACAGTGATGTCAGATGCTGACAATGCTTCGATCAACTGCCCAGGTCTGGAAGTCAATAAGGAGAACGTTCATATCACTCTATACAAGGACACAGAGCTGCATTTTACAGTTTTCCAAAAGACTCAAGTAACAAACACCTCAAAGGAGAAGCAAAGGTTTAGTGCCCATGTTAAGAATGACACTGTAGATTATGTGATAGATATGCCTCAAGTCAGTGACACAGGCTTGTACAACTGCACAGTTGCACATGGAGATGCTGCCAAAACAACTCACACTTATCTTCTTGTTACAG ATCCAAGGCTTCCGTCCTCTATCCATGAGGGACAGACAGTGTCTTGGCTACTGCTTGCAGCAGGCTGCGGGTTACTGGCTTTGTATAACATTATTTCCACAATTGTCAGCTGCTTCTTTGCT TGGAAACTCAAGCATCAGGATACATACCAGAATGACTACTTCAACACAAGGCCAGGAGAGTTCTCAAAAGCCAAATAA